The genomic DNA AGATAAGTAATGGGGTTGAAGTCAAGTTATATAAACCTTACAAAAGAATGTCTTCTGGGGGGGAAATACACATTCATTCATGTGGAAATTGAAAATGGACTCAATATACTCTTACATCATTGTCTTATCTTTGACCTTTTTGATACTTCAAATAATAAAGCTTATCGTGTTGTCTACTCGATCAGTCCATTAGTCAGAATCAAGAACCACAAATCCAAAACTTTCACAGCatgtatatgcatattttttatggcatatatataaagttacgCGAATGATGATAAAATTCAACAGATTATCGGGGCATACAACAGTGTCCACATATAGATTGATATATCCAATGTCAATAGAGTGTTTATTGAATAGTAAACAGTTTTCATCCCATAAGGTAAATAACACaaattatatcatataatGAAGAATAACTATTGTAACTTGTTAAGAAgaggaataatttttttttataatttgcaTAATAACTCATATTCCACCTATGTATAACCATTCATAACCGTAATTCAAATAACCCTTTAATGCTCGATCTTTCATATTTGTGATAGCAATATCcccaatcattttttttccataaaaaattatctatCAAATATTGttccttttcattttaaattatGAATCTCtggtaattaaaaataaaatatattttcctaTGTGGGGAGGAGCGCGagacttttataattttactaATGCTTGTATTGTATTTGTATGTAAAaagtatttattaaaaatttcaccctaaaaaagtatttattaaaatggaaatttaattttttggataaattacACCACACATCATGGTTTATTggtttttgaaataattttaccacatatcatattttcaaaaattttcacgACACATCgcgaaatttttttaaattttcaccgCACATTATATCGTTACTTTTTcgtccaaaattgaaaaaaaaaaagggagagtAAGGGGATGATCAGGAAGGGGGGGTTGGGTGGCCGCCGGCCCTcccctccaaaaaaaaaaaaaaaccacgaTCATCCcaccctcttctttttttttagtatatatttttcatttatttcattttaaaaccaCCACCATCCCTCCCCTTCATctcctttttttaaatatatttttcattttactcCATTTTAAattcctcaattttttttgtgtaaaatTATCGCTGAAAATGTCGTAACATtaccatttaatttaatttcataagAAAAAGTAACGATATGATGTgtggtgaaaatttttataatatgtcgtgaaattttttgaaaatataatatgaaattattttagaaatcACAATGTATAGTGCAATctaaaggtttttttttttctggtagGATTAAAATGGAGACTAATTATGGCACAGTTGAATACCTCGTACAGCTTGAATGGCATAATTTATTTCCCACTGAGAAATTACCAATTGCACCACCTACTTACGTGGCACCCATCTATTGGTCAGCATTTCATCTAAAATTTTGTTCATCGATGCAGGGAACCGTCAGGGACCGCCAAGTGGCTTCCGGATCAAACGTCCGCCACGAATGCCCTCTAGAGCAATATCTCCGCATGTTGTCCCAATTGTCCCATTCACTTGAAATCTGAGACTGTGAGAGCAAACATATACATGAAGAGACGTCTGGATTCACAAGACCAAAAACCAATCACTGAATCCGCTATATTGTTATTCAATTCCtgattttgtatatatttccTATCACGACTGCGCATTCTTAATTTCTCTGATGGGTTCGGCTCGTTCGGAttctataataataacaaataaatccaattaaactggaaaaaaaagaagaatgatAAGAAATGATGAAAGACATTATTTTGTTGTAAATGACATGGCTTGGAATAGTTGGAAGTTTCCAAATGAGTTTGTGCTCGTGACATTACATTAATCCAGCGGTAAAGAGCTAATTGGTTTAATGCATGTGATTTAATAGGATACACATCGCGTGAGAAAATTCATCGTATAAAATCCGACGTATTTGGAGGAAGGGGTCTTGATGCAGTGGCGCGAGACAACGCCCAGAATCAAGAGATTCTAGATTCGATCCTCATCGGCGGGACTTATGTGTCCATTTATTTagctttattttctttcattgtactaagTTTATGTGCCTCCACTTatcaccaaaaataaaaatctgaCTTCTTTGGGCTTTGCTCTGATGATGATGGGCTTCCCGAGAGCCCAAGATAGAGGCTTCAGTTGAGTATGAAAGTTGGAGTCAGATCGAATATATAATGGGCCGATGAGCACGTTAGGCCCAGTGGATCAATCGTTGGCCCATGAAATCAATCATTGGATATCACAATTAAAATGCCTTTACAtatgattattatatataacgCGCAATGATTTCATCTCATCCTGTGGATGTTATTTCCTTATCAAGGATTACGCCCTATTAATGTTTTTGTCTGATGGGCTTGCCATTCGAGAGATCTCGTAAATACGGTGCGACTATTCCATCCCCGATCAGAGATCAGCAAAGTACTTCTGAAAAATTGAAGGTTCAACAAAACACACGAGTCCTTTGGTATTTTGTTGATGGCACAATTTAAATGATATTCGTACATATATGTTGAATTATATTCTAATTAATATCACATGATATAAAAAGATACGACGAAAAAGCGGTACAAAAtaatgagaaaagaaaatgctaTGCTGTGCTATGGTGTATTCAAAAGCATCTCGAATAGCAACATTTGAAAATTCCAACGTTGCCTTTTGGAAATAAAACAaagggaaaagagaagaaaataagATGAATATTATTCAACTAAAACCTTTGAAAAGAGTTTACAAAGTACTAACCCCAATAAGTCCGTACTACCCCTTTTTGGAGCATTATTTCTTTTACAAGAAAGATACGTGAgttcaataaaatttaatttttattttaataataaataataaaatgatacaAATGGTCTTATAAcgaaaattgaatttgaaaattcttgaTTATTATGCTAAAGTACATGCGAATTTACTACACCCACTTtctctaaattttttaatataataaagtaAGATGCCGTTTATTGGCTTGTTGATTATAAGGTCATTGGAAGGTTTATATATGCTCTCAAAAGAATAGGCATAATAAGAAATGAGATAGATGACactaatatattttgattCTTCGCAACATATTCTGCGAGATCTGATCATAGCTATTACATCCAACGTACAACAATATGTAAGCTTACAAATTTTTAGAGAGATAGCGAATACAATGCACGTGCGGGATTCATATGATTTAACATCTCCGCCGCAACGTCCAGTGATATGCATGATTTATAATTAGGTTCCTCGAACTAGGGCTGCCGTCAAGTTGTGATCTTCGTTAATTTCCATTCATCCCATCCAATCCATGCTTCCTTATTTCCTACAAGACCCTCGTCAGGAAATTCAAATAAACAGCCTAAATATGAAACTTTTGTAGCTTAATTGATGGCCTAAATGTTTTTTGCTCGAATCATCCATGACTTATTATAAGAGGACACcgcaaaaaagagagagatccATAAGCTATATCCTGATTTGGCACGGCTGTATATTTTTCTCTAAAAAAAGGGACTAATTATTAGCATAATACATTATACCGGCAAAAATAATTAGCGTATAAACCACCCAAACCCGCCCCCGCCCCCTATTAAAACCGGATCAGTTATGCAACAGCATGTGAACTTCTCTTGTTCGGGATAGATGATAACTGACTGATGGACTTAAAGGTTTTATATAAGAGCATCGagattaattaatcatataatCAGGGGTGGAGCCAGGATTTTCTTCCAGCGGGGGAAAATACTAACTTAACATATATTACACATTCCAGCGGGGGCAAATAATAATCTAACTTACATATTATAGgacaaattttttaaagttcaTAACTTTTTGGGGCCATTTGTAAAGATATTGAACATCCGGGGGGCGCAATTGCCCCCTCTCCCATTAATGTGGCTCCGCCCCTGCATATAATTACATATCAATACGTTGATCCGCGTAGTGAACTTATGATTATTGATCCTATAAATTTAGTATTAGTTCACCCTttcagttttcttttctgtcCGCAAGTGTGTAAAGGCTTCTCGGATGTTTTTCTCATTCAGATTTTACATATAAAAGATTGACAAATAGTGGAAGAAGATGCAAAAAGCTAGGGATAACCACATACCGACTAATTATAACTAGATGAGTTGCAGGCACAAGGGAAGCTCAGTGACATAAATCATGCACTATATGATCAAAATTAAGGTAAATCCGAAGCAAGATTTATATAGTGTCGAATGCTCCTGCCAAAGttcaataaaaggaaaatggaagAGACCAACCTAGAGAAACACGGGACCTGCCTTTGGGAATAGATTTCACTCATGGAGAGCTCCATAATGCTTGGGGATCATAATGttttcattattaaaaatCACTGGATGGTTTAGTCTTCAGCATAGACTCATATATAAGCAAAATTAGACACAAACCAAGCTATGTGACACTGCCCCTGATTATATATTTGCCATAATAATTTTGTTCGGAGAAGAAATAATTCGTAAATGATTCAACTTGGCTCATCATATAATAATCACAACTtgaatatatcatatatatatatatatatatatatatacacacacacactacATACTAATACATGTGGATGTGTGTGTGGATCATTTGGAATATTATGAGTTACGGATCTTTCAAAACGAGACCTTTAAACTTAACTATCATTTTCTGCTGAATCATTTggacatatatacatatatattttttgttaaatcgTTGCATCAACTTTTCGAAAAGTGTTTCTGTATCTGTTGATCGTTAATGGCGGCAGATATGTCTTTAGAATCTCTAAAGTCCCaaattttggagaaaaatCTAATGAAGTCATTAAGAAGAGAGTCGTTTCTTTATTAGAAACTTCTAATAAAAATCTTCTATCAAATGATGATCTAAGAACCTATACTTAGATCATGAGGGGTTGTACAACATTTTATGAATAATAAGATTCTGAAAaggtatatgcatatacagcAGTGAGCTGGATAACACAGATCAATtaaaaccatatatatatgtctcaaTTGAGAACTGTACTGGTTAATTAAGATTCGTATTTGTAAGTACTTGAGCGTATTCAAATAAATTGGCAAAGGACATTTTTTTTGTAGCTAGTAGTCTCAATCCCACCAGCATCGTCTCAGTTGGAGTGATTTTGAACTGCCGTATTAGGATTATATCCTAGCACGCTTGGACCAAGAACATTGTTCAAAAAACAATTTTGTGCTTTGTGCATGCAATTGTAGGATCCTCAAGAACGTCTCACccaaaaaggggaaaaaaaaaactcaagaaCTAATTTATATAGCAAGAGCAACCCAACCAAGTGGGCACAATTATATGTTAAAAGTTGAAATTAGGGTTAGCCTTTGTCTTCTACCTATGGTTTCTAGTTTCGAAGCACTTCGTAGTGTGTCGGGAAATTTATAATACAGAAGAAGCCAACATAGCAGTACAATTATGACTAGGTTAATTCAGACATACATATTTCACAATATTCcagggggggaaaaaaggcATATCATCAACTCCAAAACTTACTCAATTTAAATGTGTTTAAACGAATTTAGAGTTGATCTAATatggaatttttcttttcctatctTCAGAAACTAGACAAGTTTGTCGATCCCATCTCAGTCTGTATTCTAAcagcataatatatatatatatatatataaactcgGAACCAGGGCTTTCCTGGTATCGTGGTTTGGAGTCGTTCCAACCAAGAACATGATGGTCCCATACGGACCATTAGCAGTAACAAGTATATAACTCGGTATAGTGATTAAGTCAAGAGGTTGTAATTGATAGGtaccattttcttttcccgtgggaaaggaaggagaagatcagGAGAAGTGCACGGTGGAGCTCGACTCTTCCGTTCCCTTCCCTTGATTACCAGatgctttcttcttcttcttatatGGGATCCCCCTCGCCTTAGCCTGGCATTCCCTCACCTCTCGAAGGTAAACTCGAATTGCTCCACTAGCAAAAGGGTTTGTCGCCGGTGTGCCGCCTGTGTTCAAAATGCCGCAATGAAGCGATATCTTCAAACTCGTAATTGTAAAAATGCCGTGTCGATCGATGCGTGTAcactaataatatatatgttggcTTAAAAAGGTTTTAGCTAGCTGTAGACAGTACCGTTCTCTTCATATGCAGCTCGCAGTCTCCCTATGAGCGCATCGAGACTGCCCCAAGCCTGCCTAAGTGGGCATGTGCACGGAGCTGGTGGCTCAGGCTGCCCATAGAATATGCATCCTTGGATGTGAACCTTTGTCTTCCCAAACTGGTCGAGGTACCGGAGGAAGTCGAGGATGTGGTTGTAGTTGCACTGAGATAGCGGGACCGGAGGCCTGTGATTTCTCAGGTACTGAATAAATGCATTCCAATCTCTTCTCTTCTGTGACTCATAGCGACTCGGCGTCTGCTGTTGATCGTTCACTGTCGATCCTTCCGCTATATCTTTCCCTCTATCGCCCGACATAGCTGTGGTTAATGGAGATTTTACTGAGATATGTTGTTTTTGTTCACAAAATGAGGGAACATCTGCAAGTTATAGAGGGGTTTAGAGGGGCCAAAACAGGAGGAGAGTAAGGGAAGGAGATAGAGGAGGATGATGACGATCACATCATGGGCCTAATGGGTGGACATGGCAGGGCCCATATAGTGaagttgctttaatttaatttctctctTCCCTCATGCGTAGTTCATCCAATTGTctaattatttattcattaatttttggtTCGGTCATTAATTgtctttttatttacttttctgaAATTTAGCATTTTCTCATGTGTGTACTCTCGTCAATCCCATTAAACCTAACCGCGCATATATCCCTGTCGTAATAATTATCAAACCTTGGGCGAATAGAAAAGACTAGATTCAAAtctctaaaaagaaaaatatgatattTGTGTACACTGTTGATGATCAATGACAGAGTGACAAGGAAACGTGAAACTCAATTATTTCTTGTAACGTACGTAGGCCAATATATGTTCATACATGCGAAATTTCTACATGGTTTATTTGACCTTCTTATGTCCTGCCTTGTGAATATGAATCAGAAtttcttgatatatataatcgCAGCTTACCGATAGCAGTACTATGACATCGACTTATAAAAAGGACAGGCAGCTGGGCTtgaattaatttcataatCTGTACGTATGTATACTCATAAGTGGGAGAAGAGAAGATGCGTGAATGGGATCTGATCATAGAGATCTCCTGTCGCTGTTTCTGTTCGTCACTTTCAAGCATAATTAAACATGAATACAGGCAAAGCCCTACAAGGGTGTTGATAAGATGAGAAAATTGTCAGCCAATAGAcgtcacaatatatatatatattactaattgattattaattcacCAAATAAAAACCTCTAAAAAAAAGGCGATAAGTGATCAATGTCATACGAGGAAGACAACAGTTGCGGGCACAAAAGGAAACAGCACCCATGGATTATCATATTTTAAGAATTAAACAATTGGGATGAAAAATAGAAGCAGTAATTTAATcacatcctttttttttcctgtcaCAAAGAGGTCCATGAATCTAAGAAGTTGTGATAGATAGGAAAGGAGAAATGAAGGGAACCTGCAGTCCCAGTAATAAAGAATCGAACCAAAAACTCTTCGTCCCAGGTTGAGGGCGATGTTAGTGTACCATGACCCAATTTCTTTTAGAGGTTGTAAATGGAAAATTTATAGAACCATTGAGTGCCCTTTCTGGGTATTACTTATCTAATTGACATGCTTACACACATAATTATACCGACGTGGATGtgttattttttgaaatcttATAAATCTAATTCTGCATATGAATGGCAAATAATCGATTATGTAAAAGATATTATCGATCCATATCTTCCTTTCTGTGCTCAGGGAACTGCTGTGCTCTGGCTGAACCATGGACTAAACAGCCCGAAGAGGAAGTTGATGGATACATAAATGATATCGAAGACGCTCAATTTAGAAATAAATTACACGAAAACTTGGAAAGCGGCTGCTTCTTGAATACATACAACAAATTTATCAGAAAAGATTGAAGAAGGTAACTCTTCCCCCTCCATCCACAGTGCACACTTTGTCTTCTCCATAGTTTTCAAGTTTCTGAAGGAACACATGAACGAGAGGGTCCTTGCTCATCTTCCCTTGGACTGACATAATGCGCATCCATCATCATCAATTTGTTTATGTTCTTTCCAGTCTCCGAATTGAGAGAGTTCGAATAAGCTTGAAGTCCGAGGTCATGGAAACCCTGATTTCGGGTTGTTAAAGTTGAATAGCTGCCCAAGATCAATGAGGAAAAACAGCAAATGGAAAGTTTCACTGGGACAACTATTGAATTTGAGAATGGTGGAGTTGGTCGATCAACCATTAGCTAATTAGTCCGTTCTaggtttatatataatataatagataCTTTTCCCGATGGTGAAGTGAATCGTTGAGTCTGATTGATTGTATTTGAGATAAAATTATGTGATTTTAATGTGAACGCACCATCAAACTTCAAACTGAAAATAACATAATTGAGATAcctattttaaaaaagtagggttacattattatattatattttataatatggtACGCAACTAAGTGATCATCACATGTGCTTGAAAAGATCTACTCGAGGAAGGAAGATGGTTCTCACATCTACGATCTATAGTTGGACAGACATCTGTTATAATATTATGAGGACATCAATCATTTTACCCCGTGTTCTCTGTACAATACACATACAAGAGAGCTGCCAACGGGTAAAAATGATATTGGAGAGGGACGCGGCACCTCAAGCTTtcgagaaaagaagaagaaaattaggTTGTTGTCATGTGACATGTTGTGGGAAATTAAGGCCAAGTTGCCCTAATCGGGTAAATTCCTACGACATTATTTGAGAGGGAAGAAGAcatctagagagagagagagagagcatatATCGGAAGAACCTTTGAGGCGCCCATGATCTTGTGGGGCCCCAGCCCTAGATACCCAGacaaagaaatatattatattgttattatttttttgactgaaaatattaattgtcGACCATTGTCGACCAGAAAGATCTTCTTCGGCTGCTGTAAATATTCCATATAGTCACTCACTATGCTTTGAACATTCAAGATCTCAGGTTAATTGTACAATAAACGTGATCCTCGCATATACCTTTCCATATTAAAAATCACTGGGTCTAATTCAGATCGACGACATCAACTTCCCTTTGCCCACTgatcatatatttatacatatatatatatatatatatgtgtgtgtgtgtttgtctATGTATAATTTATGTGTAAATGTTGGAATGAAGCTCTATAATCGAGAATAAGCTAGAAGGGGTGACCATCAACTGTGACCCTTGAGCAATTTCGTACGGACAAAAGCATCTGCTCTCACCTTTCACAAACAAAGATCCTCAATATCTTCATGCATATTGTATCATTATTTCGCTTAGTAATCTCAAATAAAGTTAATAAACTCTTAATATGTAATAATGGAAGCATTGAAATTTTGGCATCAATATAACTAGTTGTAACTTATGTGATTGGGGCATTTCGTTGTGTTTCTGGAGTTGTTCCGACTGAATTACGGAGTGTTAGCAACAACGAACGGATATGTAGGCTTGTTTCGTCATTAATTCATTATAATTCACCTGATCTATGCATGGGATGCATATtcacatatattatatggGGTTTTCTGTCGCTTTCAAATGTTCAATAGCTCATGACTATTAAACAAGTTCAATAATCGTCACTGAAATGCTAGCTGAAATAGCTCAAGTTCAAGctgtgaaaatattttatattatccCGTTTGAGACATCTTTTTTTTCGGACATCTGTTTGAAACGTCGTTaccttataatatatatataattttgggtgaataaaattgtgaaatatattattatcgCAATTTCTGAACATTGAGTAAGAAAAGTTATTCTCCCTCTCAGCAAGTTAGTTTTCTGAGGCTTGAATTTGCGTTATCGTTCTTACGAGGATTGAAATTACTTGTCACTCAACCAACACTTTGTTGgtctttataatatataattaataattacctATAAAGCAAAAGAAAGGGTACGTACCTAAATAGCTATTCACTTCATATACAATAATCATGGCGACCTTCATTCCTTTACTAAACGGGCGATTATCTCCTGTCTTCATGACCAAAAGCCAAAGCTTTGTATGATGTCAATTTCCTTATTAGGTATGTTGCCACTTTAGGAGATCTACATCCCTAGATTGCTAGGGCAGACTGCCTTATGTAATGTTAATTAGTGTTTCTTGTCCTCCCCAGCACAAACAAAAGGGTATAGTTTTATCATCAAGAGCGGAATTTCATTTTTGGGCCTTGGTATAGTTCATTCCCAAAAAGTTGTTTGgtctttgttttttattagTTCAGAGAGACAAGATGGGGTGGGAATCTGTGTTACCtgtaaagagagagagagagagagatggaatTGAGAATTCAATGGACACTGCATTTTAGATTAATATTTGGGAAATTGGAAATTAGCGACTATAACTTCTCAATTTGAGGTAAttgttttttcaattaatatagTTGAAAATGAAGCTGAGAAGTTGAAGATTCATGCATACAATACTCATGGGGTTTCACCTATGGTATATTAATAGTGATAATGTGAGCAATTAATAAACTTGAAATTTCAAGAAACGGAGAGATATAAAATTAGAAGCTGAAAAGATAATATAAACGTTCATAtgtacttattattattatcagaAGTCATTACCTTTAACCAatgaacccaaaaaaaaaaaagagaagaggaaagaatcgaagaaaaaaaagtgtaaaaggTTTCTCCCAAACATCTTGAAAAGGCTAGATTTTGATCAAAAGAATTGCTCATCATGTTGAGGGGGCATGTTTTTTTGTTAGGTGACACGATCAAAagcatattaaataaattcatgACGAGTTACATAAGTTagttttagtttttaaaaCAATTCTCTAAACTGCTGATGGTCTGAAAATCACGCTCTTTTCTTCAATTGCTATGATTATCTAATAAGACTTAGAATTAAATGCGAGACCCGCACATGTGGGAGGaaagatgaaaaaaatgtTTCTTTTGGAGTGAATAAGATGAAAAAAATGGCatatagtatttttattttaagagagtttcgataaataaataaataaaaaagacgTAAGAGAActtttttctctgtttttttttttaaattatccATTGGAAGTATCAATTAATAGATAATTAGGTTACAACAAACAGAGCATATAACGATGATCAAGATCACCTTCTCAACAAGTTACATTTCGCTTCAGCATTCTTAAagtactttttatttttgaattagtTCAAGAAATGGAGATAACTTgcaataacataaaaaaaaaggcttcGGGACCAGCTTCGCACTTATATAATTGATAGATATTTTACAatgatttctatttttctatCGACACgtataatttgatttttgatcTTGTGGTATAGTGGGACGACCCTTTTTGAAATTACTAcaagagagggaaaaaaatagtttCAAAGCAATGAGTTACCCAAATAAAGCAAATATGGAGAATCTCCggtaaaaaaatatagacaA from Punica granatum isolate Tunisia-2019 chromosome 2, ASM765513v2, whole genome shotgun sequence includes the following:
- the LOC116193811 gene encoding protein LIGHT-DEPENDENT SHORT HYPOCOTYLS 10-like, producing the protein MSGDRGKDIAEGSTVNDQQQTPSRYESQKRRDWNAFIQYLRNHRPPVPLSQCNYNHILDFLRYLDQFGKTKVHIQGCIFYGQPEPPAPCTCPLRQAWGSLDALIGRLRAAYEENGGTPATNPFASGAIRVYLREVRECQAKARGIPYKKKKKASGNQGKGTEESSSTVHFS